A part of Gramella sp. MAR_2010_147 genomic DNA contains:
- a CDS encoding response regulator transcription factor: protein METENKKILLVEDDPNFGTVLKDYLAMNDYEVTHAKNGMEGFEKFKKDDFDLCILDVMMPYKDGFTLAKEIRDKNEEVPIIFLTAKAMKEDVLKGYKVGADDYLNKPFDSEVLLMKIKAIMQRKATDSVADSKQFEFEIGDFHLNSKLRFLTFRDEEPQKLSPKENELLRLLALHENDLMPRELALTKIWRDDNYFTSRSMDVYIAKLRKYLKKDENVEILNIHGEGFRLVVKNKEETEA from the coding sequence ATGGAAACTGAAAACAAGAAGATTTTATTAGTTGAGGATGATCCAAATTTTGGAACGGTCCTTAAAGATTACCTCGCAATGAACGATTATGAGGTAACACATGCAAAGAACGGAATGGAAGGATTTGAAAAGTTTAAAAAAGACGATTTTGATCTTTGTATTCTGGATGTAATGATGCCTTATAAAGACGGATTCACCCTTGCAAAGGAGATACGTGATAAGAATGAAGAAGTGCCAATTATCTTTCTTACTGCAAAAGCAATGAAAGAAGATGTGTTGAAAGGATATAAAGTTGGGGCAGATGACTACCTGAACAAACCTTTTGATAGTGAAGTTCTTTTAATGAAGATCAAAGCTATTATGCAGCGTAAAGCTACAGATAGCGTAGCAGATTCTAAACAATTTGAATTTGAAATTGGTGATTTTCACCTGAATTCAAAATTGAGATTTCTTACTTTTAGAGATGAAGAACCGCAAAAACTCTCTCCTAAAGAGAACGAACTATTAAGATTACTGGCGTTGCATGAGAACGATCTTATGCCAAGAGAACTGGCGCTTACTAAGATATGGAGAGACGACAACTACTTCACTTCAAGAAGTATGGATGTTTATATTGCCAAGCTTAGAAAATATCTGAAAAAAGACGAAAATGTGGAGATACTGAATATCCACGGTGAAGGTTTTAGACTTGTTGTTAAAAACAAAGAGGAGACTGAAGCATAA
- a CDS encoding SDR family oxidoreductase, whose amino-acid sequence MSYNLLKGKRGIIFGALDENSIAWKTAEKVHEEGGTFVLTNAPIAMRMGSIKDLAEKTGSEIIPADATKVEDLENLVEKATEILGGKIDFVLHSIGMSVNVRKGNHYTDMNYDYTTKGWDVSAVSFHKTMQVLYKKDAMNEWGSIVALSYMAAQRVFPDYNDMADNKAYLESIARSFGYFFGKDKKVRVNTISQSPTPTTAGQGVKGFDGFIAFAEKMSPLGNATAEECANYTLTLFSDLTKKVTLQNLFHDGGFSNTGVSQEVMETFTKDED is encoded by the coding sequence ATGTCATATAACCTACTTAAAGGTAAAAGAGGAATTATATTTGGAGCTCTAGATGAAAATTCTATTGCCTGGAAAACAGCTGAAAAAGTCCACGAAGAAGGAGGGACTTTTGTTTTGACCAACGCCCCAATCGCAATGAGAATGGGAAGTATTAAGGATCTTGCTGAAAAGACAGGGTCTGAGATCATTCCAGCTGATGCAACCAAAGTAGAAGACCTTGAAAATCTTGTTGAAAAAGCAACTGAAATCCTTGGAGGAAAGATAGATTTTGTACTTCACTCTATTGGTATGTCTGTAAACGTGAGAAAAGGCAATCATTATACAGATATGAATTATGATTATACGACCAAAGGCTGGGATGTCTCCGCTGTTTCTTTCCATAAAACCATGCAGGTTCTTTATAAGAAAGATGCAATGAATGAGTGGGGAAGTATCGTAGCACTTAGTTATATGGCTGCTCAACGAGTTTTCCCGGACTATAATGATATGGCCGATAATAAGGCATATTTGGAGTCTATTGCTCGTAGTTTTGGGTATTTCTTTGGAAAGGATAAAAAAGTAAGGGTAAATACAATTTCACAATCTCCAACCCCAACCACTGCCGGGCAGGGAGTGAAAGGTTTTGATGGCTTTATAGCTTTCGCAGAAAAAATGTCTCCGCTAGGGAATGCCACTGCAGAAGAATGTGCAAACTATACATTGACCTTATTCTCAGATCTTACAAAGAAGGTTACGCTGCAGAATTTATTTCATGATGGTGGATTCTCCAATACAGGAGTTAGCCAGGAAGTGATGGAAACGTTTACAAAAGACGAAGACTAA
- the recN gene encoding DNA repair protein RecN yields the protein MLTSLSIKNYALIEDINIGLQPGFTIITGETGAGKSIMLGALGLLLGDRADFSSIRNTEKKCVIEGAFSISNYKLENFFKKEDLDYETQSIIRREILPSGKSRAFINDTPVKITTLQKLGTFLIDIHSQHETLSLGNANYQFNVIDTIAKNESLILQYKSELKDYKVLLNRFDELKEQQSLAAKEYDYNLFLLKELEEANLKGGMLEDLEGRYEELNNVEELTENLSSAINLLQQEEIGSLESLKAVKVNLSKIAKFSANYENFHERIQSVIIELDDLEAEMTDAMDRIEANPEELEMVNQKLQLIYNLQKKHNAENVEELLEIISSLQEKVSVTENAESALTEIQTAIKDQEKVLDKTSNKLHDNREKIVPVFIEQTEQILKDLGMPNARLNIELEQGTDFLSNGRDKLEWYLAANKGGNFKEIKKAASGGELSRIMLAVKSILAAQSKLPTIIFDEIDTGVSGEIAKKMGEILKKMGLNMQVIAITHLPQIAGKGASHFKIFKEDNEVATQTKIIQLEEEDRVEELALMLGGNTKSDSARAHAKSLLN from the coding sequence TTGCTTACATCTCTTTCTATAAAAAATTACGCCCTTATTGAAGATATCAATATTGGTCTTCAGCCTGGATTCACTATTATAACAGGAGAAACCGGTGCCGGTAAGTCCATTATGCTTGGAGCATTAGGACTTTTGTTGGGTGACAGGGCCGATTTCAGTTCCATCAGAAACACCGAAAAGAAATGTGTGATAGAGGGTGCTTTTAGTATCTCAAATTATAAGCTTGAAAACTTTTTTAAAAAAGAAGATCTGGATTACGAGACGCAAAGTATCATTAGAAGAGAGATTCTGCCTTCAGGTAAATCCAGAGCTTTCATAAATGATACTCCGGTTAAGATCACGACCCTTCAAAAATTGGGAACTTTTTTAATTGATATTCATAGTCAGCATGAAACCTTAAGTCTTGGGAATGCTAATTATCAATTTAATGTGATAGATACCATTGCAAAGAACGAATCTTTAATTCTTCAATACAAAAGTGAATTAAAGGATTATAAAGTTCTTTTAAATCGCTTCGATGAGCTCAAAGAGCAGCAATCCCTGGCAGCTAAAGAATATGATTATAATCTTTTTTTGCTGAAGGAACTTGAGGAAGCCAATTTAAAGGGGGGAATGCTTGAGGACCTGGAAGGCCGCTATGAAGAATTGAATAATGTAGAGGAACTAACCGAAAATTTGAGCTCGGCCATTAATTTACTTCAGCAGGAGGAGATTGGGAGCCTGGAGAGTTTAAAAGCTGTAAAGGTCAACCTTTCAAAAATCGCCAAATTTTCAGCTAATTATGAGAATTTCCATGAGAGAATTCAGAGTGTGATAATTGAGCTGGACGATCTTGAAGCTGAAATGACCGATGCAATGGACAGGATAGAGGCAAATCCTGAAGAGTTGGAAATGGTGAATCAAAAACTTCAACTCATATACAATCTTCAGAAAAAGCATAATGCTGAAAATGTAGAAGAACTTCTCGAAATTATCAGTTCGCTTCAGGAAAAAGTTTCGGTTACCGAGAATGCCGAATCGGCTTTAACTGAAATTCAGACTGCCATAAAAGACCAGGAAAAAGTACTGGATAAGACATCAAATAAATTGCATGATAACAGGGAAAAGATCGTTCCTGTTTTTATAGAGCAAACTGAACAGATCCTTAAAGATCTTGGAATGCCTAATGCGAGACTCAACATTGAGTTAGAGCAGGGAACCGATTTTCTCTCGAATGGACGCGATAAACTGGAATGGTATCTTGCGGCGAATAAAGGAGGAAACTTTAAAGAGATCAAAAAAGCAGCTTCCGGAGGAGAATTATCCAGGATCATGCTTGCTGTAAAAAGTATACTTGCAGCCCAAAGCAAATTGCCAACGATTATATTTGATGAGATAGATACGGGGGTATCTGGAGAAATTGCTAAGAAAATGGGGGAGATCCTAAAAAAAATGGGACTTAATATGCAGGTGATCGCGATTACGCATCTCCCTCAAATTGCAGGAAAGGGAGCTTCGCATTTTAAAATATTTAAAGAAGATAATGAAGTCGCTACCCAAACCAAGATCATCCAGCTTGAGGAGGAAGATAGAGTTGAAGAGCTTGCGCTTATGCTTGGGGGCAACACCAAAAGTGATTCGGCCAGGGCGCATGCGAAGTCCTTACTTAATTAA
- a CDS encoding HAMP domain-containing sensor histidine kinase, with translation MNKKLFVLLVALMSLSLIGIIFVQGYWIKSTIDDREEQFSFNAKQVLLNVSEEIQNKEFENYYFQFKNPDSLNSKLSDRTLTEYFYSNRNQSRNETYFNTEIILEEDYKISSGFLQFAQDSIQFTKMINKRVTDIVRNNQIDGDNLSARQRIEHIERLSRMEEVEKDILRSAISELVVRLPVHKRVSEGTINELISEGLEGRNLETAFEFGVYNNSIATNLHSENFSLDHPATYAVPLFMDRQGNSEYQLLVNFTNKKEAVLSSVILMASLSIIFTLIIVIAYSSALSQLIKQRQISQIKTDFINNMTHEFKTPIATINLALDAIKNPKVIEDRSKVSRYLQMIRDENKRMHAQVENVLRISKLEKNELDLKKERHQLHDVIYDAITHIELIVEDRGGYIQTHFGALRSSVLANQDHFTNVIVNILDNAIKYSEEAPKIDIYTTNVKNYIICEIRDQGVGMTKLVQKKIFEKFYREHTGDIHNVKGHGLGLAYARQIVDDHHGEISVNSEKGKGSTFIIKLPLIS, from the coding sequence ATGAATAAGAAGCTTTTTGTCCTTCTGGTTGCTCTTATGAGTTTATCCCTAATCGGTATTATTTTCGTGCAGGGATACTGGATTAAAAGTACAATTGACGATCGTGAAGAGCAGTTTTCTTTTAATGCAAAGCAGGTTTTGCTGAATGTTTCTGAGGAGATCCAAAACAAAGAATTTGAGAACTATTATTTTCAGTTCAAAAATCCAGACAGTCTTAATAGTAAGTTGAGTGATAGGACTTTAACCGAGTATTTTTATAGTAATAGAAATCAAAGCAGGAACGAAACTTATTTTAATACCGAGATTATTCTGGAAGAGGATTATAAGATTTCTTCCGGTTTTTTGCAGTTTGCACAGGACAGTATCCAGTTTACCAAAATGATCAATAAAAGGGTTACTGATATTGTAAGAAATAATCAGATAGACGGAGACAATTTAAGTGCCAGGCAGCGAATAGAACATATTGAACGTCTTTCGAGGATGGAAGAGGTTGAGAAAGATATTTTACGATCGGCAATTTCAGAATTGGTTGTAAGGCTACCGGTACATAAAAGAGTTTCTGAAGGGACAATCAATGAGCTTATTTCTGAAGGGCTGGAAGGTAGAAATCTGGAAACAGCTTTTGAATTTGGAGTGTACAATAACTCCATAGCCACAAATCTACATTCTGAAAATTTTAGTCTGGATCATCCTGCGACCTATGCAGTGCCTTTGTTCATGGATAGACAGGGGAACAGTGAATACCAATTATTAGTGAATTTCACGAATAAGAAAGAAGCAGTTCTATCTTCAGTAATTTTAATGGCATCGTTGTCTATTATTTTTACTCTTATTATTGTGATTGCATATTCCAGTGCGCTTTCACAGCTTATTAAGCAAAGGCAGATATCTCAGATTAAAACTGATTTTATTAATAATATGACTCATGAGTTTAAAACACCTATTGCTACGATCAACCTGGCTTTAGATGCTATTAAAAACCCTAAGGTTATAGAAGATCGGTCAAAAGTTTCCCGTTACCTTCAAATGATCAGGGATGAAAATAAACGGATGCACGCCCAGGTGGAGAACGTATTGCGTATTTCTAAACTGGAAAAGAATGAACTGGATCTTAAAAAGGAAAGGCATCAGCTACATGATGTGATCTATGATGCAATTACTCATATCGAGTTAATTGTGGAAGATCGGGGCGGATATATACAAACACATTTTGGAGCATTGCGATCATCGGTTCTGGCAAATCAGGATCATTTTACCAACGTGATCGTAAATATCCTTGATAACGCAATAAAATATTCAGAAGAAGCTCCGAAAATAGACATTTACACCACGAATGTAAAAAATTATATTATTTGTGAAATTAGGGACCAGGGAGTTGGGATGACGAAACTGGTTCAGAAAAAAATATTTGAAAAATTTTATCGCGAACATACCGGTGATATTCATAATGTAAAAGGTCATGGACTTGGCCTGGCATATGCACGCCAGATCGTAGACGACCACCATGGTGAAATCTCGGTGAATAGCGAAAAAGGAAAAGGGAGTACCTTTATAATTAAACTACCACTAATATCTTAA
- a CDS encoding HYR domain-containing protein: MISAAEICDLKGSSIQKTCTFIFLFFIFSGNVFGQDPSFKFLDDFNLGSGGYRSEGEIVISIDTDSQGNIYVLTYGDGVYKFNPINQNYSKIINDQLGEAGALNAPLDIAIDNNDIIHIADGGSKLIKKFDTSGNSKGNIGVGAVGGGKDEFWQPTGLEFDSENNLYIVDADRRDENNILSYLKIYYANGTFKSFQGPPEQKIENPYRVAANNNYILISHAANNGEVLVLNKDLSYNSKLNSIGSPGSLYIDKSDFIYAIDYGEEIDFTQVLKLFSGNILAALQLYPKIVDGISRGEFKMQIYNSNLSHYLTFNDEPANPRSQNGDHIQFPLDIALDGSCGKLFLNDGKVNGLELDFNLEIYQRTPSFDVTKPTAQCVGNFELPLVDGSASITVDDINDASTDNCGIESITLSQTTFTEADVYDVVMTVTDNAGNKDTCTLEVTVTDDETPLTITNCDASIVNVSFDSNCEYELEDYRDDFTTSDPEATIKQDPLPGTTISDDQIITLTPVLDGEEGESCKFTVSPSDATKPVITNCPEDTTVSLKEGETYPVPNYESEVAFSDNCDTNLAFSQTPVAGTEIEETTTVTITVTDNAGLKDTCSFDIIVEKVEEFRIQCVENYTAELGYNSNTVQILTAELVVGDTSGIEFDIETQQFSCDDIGENSVIIKASNSDTGETATCTVSVTVIDVGKPLIVCPADVQTREIPSSGVFILPQVVDQNGIADNCSPYEDLEVVQDPSAGTEFTGEGDYDIILTVTDPYNNVAVCEVTYRLMKSSDNEPPVIKCPEDISVNNDNGVCGAVINFDDPIATDNSDGDISIVRSDTIDLESGDVFPVGEYTLSYIASDSSGNSSECSFNIKISDTQPPVIECKPTYTFTFQSGTTGILEAEDLLNSYRDNCDGLDIVLNLDRTDFTGEDDGQTINVTLTASDSNNNVSTCTVPVEIRVIEENELELTCIDEYIIEADENCVYRVPDFSDIVDTSIDGAEIQQSLEANSVFDSNVDPYIRVTATFEDQTDFCDIYLIPVDDINPVIVCPEDEMINISSGETYTMQDYTNTVGVTDNCGGVNVLQQPEPGTVIDEDTNILLTATDDSGNTTKCEFRIDLLTDGEVGINCPSNKTLEWDENCSFILPDYTEEANVINGEGLEVSQNPLPGTLITNAQVEVTLNVEVEQSSVSCSFMINLEDNTPPVLQLKDININLDEQGTASVSFEDIDNGSYDNCDPDVTYTLSKSVFSCKELGVNQVQVLAEDSQGNSSTATTTITVNDENAVCNDPL; encoded by the coding sequence TTGATAAGTGCAGCCGAAATATGTGATTTGAAGGGCTCTTCTATACAGAAGACCTGCACTTTTATTTTTCTTTTCTTTATTTTTTCCGGAAATGTTTTTGGACAGGATCCCTCGTTTAAATTTCTTGATGATTTTAATTTGGGCTCTGGAGGTTATAGATCTGAAGGTGAAATTGTAATTTCAATCGATACAGATTCGCAAGGAAATATCTATGTATTGACTTATGGAGATGGTGTTTATAAGTTTAATCCGATAAATCAAAATTATAGTAAAATTATCAATGATCAATTAGGGGAAGCTGGAGCACTGAATGCACCATTAGATATAGCTATAGATAATAATGACATAATTCATATAGCTGATGGAGGATCTAAACTTATAAAGAAATTTGATACTTCCGGAAATTCGAAAGGTAATATAGGAGTAGGCGCAGTAGGCGGTGGAAAAGATGAGTTTTGGCAGCCCACAGGATTAGAGTTTGATAGCGAAAATAACCTTTATATTGTTGATGCAGATAGAAGAGATGAAAATAATATACTATCCTATCTAAAAATATATTATGCTAACGGGACGTTTAAAAGTTTCCAGGGACCACCTGAGCAGAAAATTGAAAACCCTTATCGTGTTGCAGCTAATAATAATTATATTTTAATAAGTCATGCGGCAAATAATGGAGAGGTATTGGTTTTAAATAAAGATCTTAGTTATAATAGTAAATTAAATTCTATAGGATCTCCCGGAAGTCTTTACATTGATAAATCAGATTTTATATATGCTATTGATTATGGTGAAGAAATTGATTTCACTCAGGTTTTAAAGCTTTTTAGTGGAAATATTTTGGCCGCGTTGCAACTATATCCTAAAATTGTTGATGGTATTTCTAGAGGAGAATTTAAAATGCAAATTTATAATTCGAATTTATCGCACTATTTAACTTTTAATGATGAACCTGCCAATCCTCGTAGTCAAAATGGAGACCATATACAGTTCCCATTGGATATTGCGCTTGATGGAAGTTGTGGAAAATTATTTTTAAATGATGGAAAAGTTAATGGTTTAGAATTAGATTTTAATTTGGAAATATATCAGCGAACACCCTCTTTTGATGTAACCAAACCTACCGCCCAATGTGTAGGTAATTTTGAATTACCTCTAGTAGATGGTTCAGCATCAATAACTGTAGATGATATAAATGATGCGTCTACCGATAATTGCGGTATAGAAAGCATTACTCTTTCTCAAACTACCTTTACAGAAGCAGATGTTTATGATGTGGTTATGACCGTTACAGATAATGCCGGTAACAAAGATACCTGTACATTAGAAGTTACCGTGACAGACGACGAAACTCCGCTTACCATCACTAACTGTGATGCTTCAATAGTTAATGTTTCTTTCGATTCGAATTGTGAATATGAATTGGAAGACTATAGAGATGATTTTACGACGAGTGATCCGGAGGCAACTATAAAACAGGATCCATTACCCGGCACGACGATTTCAGATGATCAAATAATCACATTAACTCCAGTGCTGGATGGAGAAGAAGGAGAGTCTTGTAAATTTACTGTTTCGCCTAGCGATGCTACAAAACCTGTAATTACAAATTGTCCAGAAGATACCACCGTCAGTTTAAAAGAAGGAGAAACCTATCCCGTCCCGAATTACGAATCTGAGGTCGCTTTTAGCGATAATTGTGATACTAATCTGGCCTTTTCTCAAACCCCTGTTGCAGGGACAGAAATTGAGGAAACAACTACAGTTACTATTACGGTAACCGATAATGCCGGATTAAAAGACACCTGTTCTTTTGATATTATTGTAGAAAAAGTAGAAGAATTCAGGATTCAATGTGTAGAAAATTATACGGCAGAATTAGGATATAATAGCAACACCGTTCAGATTCTGACAGCAGAGCTGGTTGTTGGTGATACTTCAGGAATTGAATTCGATATAGAAACACAGCAATTTTCTTGTGATGATATTGGAGAAAATTCAGTCATCATAAAAGCTTCAAATTCTGATACAGGTGAAACAGCAACCTGTACTGTGAGTGTGACTGTTATAGATGTGGGTAAACCATTGATCGTTTGTCCGGCAGATGTGCAAACCAGGGAAATTCCTTCAAGCGGAGTGTTTATTTTGCCTCAGGTAGTAGATCAAAACGGAATTGCAGATAATTGTTCGCCATATGAAGATCTTGAGGTTGTTCAGGACCCGTCTGCCGGAACTGAGTTTACGGGAGAAGGTGATTACGATATCATTTTAACCGTTACCGATCCCTATAATAACGTGGCTGTATGTGAAGTAACATACAGATTGATGAAATCGTCTGATAATGAACCGCCAGTTATAAAATGCCCAGAGGATATAAGTGTGAACAACGATAATGGAGTTTGCGGTGCAGTGATCAATTTTGATGACCCTATTGCAACCGATAATAGCGATGGCGATATTTCTATAGTTAGAAGTGATACTATTGATCTTGAAAGTGGTGATGTTTTTCCAGTTGGAGAGTATACGCTTTCCTATATCGCCTCAGATAGTTCAGGTAATAGCTCTGAATGTAGTTTCAATATTAAAATTTCCGATACTCAGCCACCGGTAATTGAATGTAAACCTACCTATACTTTTACTTTTCAAAGTGGAACAACCGGAATTCTTGAAGCCGAAGATCTTCTTAATTCTTATAGAGATAATTGCGATGGGCTGGATATTGTACTTAATCTGGATAGAACTGATTTCACCGGGGAGGATGACGGGCAAACGATAAATGTGACCCTTACCGCCAGCGATTCAAATAATAACGTTTCAACCTGTACAGTACCTGTAGAGATCAGGGTTATTGAAGAGAATGAATTAGAACTTACCTGTATAGACGAATATATAATTGAAGCAGATGAAAACTGTGTTTATCGAGTACCCGACTTTTCTGATATAGTTGATACTTCCATTGATGGAGCAGAAATACAACAATCCCTGGAAGCAAATTCGGTCTTTGATTCTAATGTTGACCCGTATATAAGAGTAACCGCCACTTTTGAAGATCAGACAGATTTCTGTGATATTTATTTAATTCCTGTAGATGATATAAATCCAGTTATAGTATGTCCAGAAGATGAAATGATCAATATTTCCAGTGGAGAAACATATACAATGCAGGATTATACGAATACAGTGGGAGTCACAGATAATTGCGGAGGAGTGAACGTTCTTCAGCAACCGGAACCAGGTACGGTAATAGATGAAGATACAAATATACTGCTTACTGCGACAGATGATTCCGGGAACACCACCAAATGTGAATTCAGAATTGATCTCTTAACGGATGGGGAAGTAGGAATTAATTGCCCTTCAAATAAAACACTGGAATGGGATGAAAATTGTTCTTTTATCTTACCAGATTATACTGAAGAAGCCAATGTTATTAATGGAGAAGGGCTGGAGGTATCACAAAATCCCTTACCGGGAACCCTAATCACCAATGCTCAGGTTGAAGTTACATTGAATGTAGAAGTTGAACAGAGCTCAGTTTCCTGTAGTTTTATGATAAACCTGGAAGATAATACTCCACCGGTGCTGCAACTAAAGGACATTAATATAAATTTAGATGAACAGGGAACCGCTTCCGTAAGTTTTGAAGATATTGATAATGGTTCTTATGATAATTGCGATCCTGATGTAACTTATACACTTAGTAAATCTGTTTTTAGTTGTAAGGAACTCGGAGTAAATCAGGTTCAGGTATTGGCTGAAGATAGTCAGGGAAATAGTTCTACCGCGACTACTACTATAACGGTGAATGATGAAAATGCTGTTTGTAATGATCCCCTCTAG
- the coaE gene encoding dephospho-CoA kinase (Dephospho-CoA kinase (CoaE) performs the final step in coenzyme A biosynthesis.), producing MKVIGLTGGIGSGKTTVASFFKDFNIPVYIADEAGKNLMNTSSEIRQKIIDLFGEQSYNKDLPNRKLIASKVFNDKDLLSKLNQIIHPAVEKDFKEWLYKQSSEYVIYEAAILFETGGYKKCDYNILVTAPEELRIQRLQKRDDSSVSEIKQRMNNQWDDEKKSQMADFIIYNRELKQTKLQVEHIHDKILKAGKNC from the coding sequence ATGAAAGTAATTGGCTTAACAGGAGGGATTGGAAGTGGCAAGACAACGGTTGCCAGTTTTTTCAAGGACTTTAATATTCCTGTCTATATTGCCGATGAAGCCGGGAAAAACCTTATGAATACTTCTTCTGAAATTCGGCAAAAAATTATTGACCTTTTTGGAGAACAGTCTTATAACAAAGATTTACCAAACAGGAAATTGATAGCTTCAAAAGTCTTTAATGATAAAGATCTTCTTTCCAAACTTAATCAAATTATACATCCCGCCGTTGAAAAAGATTTTAAAGAATGGCTATATAAACAATCTTCAGAATATGTGATATACGAAGCGGCCATATTATTTGAAACTGGGGGGTACAAGAAATGTGATTATAATATTCTGGTGACCGCACCCGAGGAGTTAAGAATCCAAAGACTGCAAAAGAGGGATGATAGCTCTGTAAGTGAAATCAAGCAGCGGATGAACAACCAATGGGATGATGAAAAAAAATCTCAAATGGCAGATTTCATAATATATAATAGGGAATTGAAGCAAACAAAACTGCAGGTTGAACATATACACGACAAAATCTTAAAAGCAGGCAAAAATTGCTAG
- a CDS encoding glycosyltransferase has protein sequence MQPEYSFVIPVYNRPDEIRELLESMRKLISIRSFEVVIIEDGSSVRSDKIVRQFSEDLNISYYYKSNSGPGDSRNFGMKKAKADYFLILDSDVILPENYLKEVHSSLSENYCDCFGGPDAAHPSFSNIQKAIDYTMTSFFTTGGIRGDRRGAKGFQPRSFNMGISREAFEESRGFGQIHPGEDPDLSLRLKKSGFKICLIPEAKVFHKRRIDWDKFYMQVKKFGLVRPILNKWHPGSGKITYWFPGLFIMGFIFSCIMASLGIWFFTGCYLIYFLIIGIDAAIKNKSIYIGLLAIRAVFVQFSGYGFGFLISAFKIGILNQRPQEAFPQLFFKKQVSEKTKI, from the coding sequence ATGCAACCAGAGTATTCCTTTGTAATTCCGGTATATAACCGTCCCGATGAGATCCGGGAGTTGCTGGAAAGTATGCGAAAATTAATTTCCATAAGATCTTTTGAGGTAGTAATTATAGAGGATGGTTCCAGCGTAAGATCTGACAAAATTGTTAGGCAATTTTCTGAAGATCTAAATATCAGTTATTATTATAAGTCTAATTCAGGTCCCGGAGATTCTCGTAATTTCGGGATGAAAAAAGCAAAAGCAGATTATTTCCTCATTCTGGATTCTGATGTGATCCTTCCTGAAAATTATTTGAAGGAAGTTCATAGTTCTCTTTCTGAGAATTATTGCGATTGTTTTGGTGGTCCAGATGCGGCCCATCCTTCTTTCAGCAATATTCAGAAAGCCATAGATTATACGATGACTTCTTTTTTTACTACCGGAGGGATAAGAGGAGACAGGAGGGGTGCGAAAGGTTTTCAGCCCCGTAGCTTTAATATGGGTATAAGCCGGGAAGCTTTTGAAGAAAGCCGTGGATTTGGACAAATTCATCCCGGAGAAGATCCAGACCTTAGTTTGAGGTTAAAAAAATCAGGATTTAAAATATGTCTGATCCCCGAAGCAAAAGTATTTCATAAACGAAGAATTGACTGGGATAAATTCTATATGCAGGTAAAAAAATTCGGTCTTGTAAGGCCTATTTTAAATAAATGGCATCCGGGTTCTGGAAAGATCACTTACTGGTTTCCGGGTTTATTTATAATGGGTTTCATTTTTTCCTGTATCATGGCAAGCCTGGGAATTTGGTTTTTTACAGGGTGTTATTTAATTTATTTTTTAATTATTGGCATAGATGCTGCGATAAAAAATAAAAGTATTTATATTGGGTTGCTAGCAATAAGAGCTGTTTTTGTACAGTTCTCGGGATATGGGTTTGGTTTTTTAATTTCCGCATTCAAAATTGGGATACTAAACCAACGGCCTCAAGAAGCATTCCCTCAATTATTTTTTAAAAAACAGGTAAGTGAGAAAACCAAGATTTAA